In one window of Fulvia fulva chromosome 5, complete sequence DNA:
- a CDS encoding Isoamyl acetate-hydrolyzing esterase 1 → MVQQHFNMDQFVLFGDSITQHSFSQERGFAFGAELCNSYVRRLDVVNRGFSGYNTRQALQVLPHALPDPKCARMRFLTFFFGANDARLPETPGGPQQHIPLEVYKENTIAMITHRNVSAHEDVRLILITPPAVDERKCLENDQRNNPDFPDVIRRKASVTATYAEAIRDIGSQYDVQVLDLWTAMIIRAGGNPADTEPVGSIDVPCNEILQSFVHDGLHLSPTGYEILYDEMMALISERWPDQMPDKLSFVLPAWDNPEAWHAHGSL, encoded by the coding sequence ATGGTCCAGCAACACTTCAACATGGACCAGTTCGTTTTGTTTGGGGACAGCATCACGCAGCATTCCTTCTCACAAGAACGTGGATTTGCGTTCGGAGCAGAATTATGCAACAGCTACGTACGAAGGCTGGATGTCGTCAATCGAGGCTTCAGCGGATACAACACAAGACAGGCACTTCAAGTACTGCCTCACGCACTGCCAGATCCCAAATGTGCCAGAATGCGCTTTCTGACATTCTTCTTCGGAGCCAACGATGCCAGGCTACCCGAAACACCGGGTGGACCGCAACAGCATATACCTCTGGAGGTGTACAAAGAGAATACCATCGCCATGATCACGCACCGTAACGTGTCTGCCCACGAAGACGTACGTTTGATCCTCATCACCCCTCCAGCCGTGGACGAGCGAAAGTGTCTCGAGAATGATCAGCGCAACAACCCGGATTTTCCGGATGTCATCAGGCGCAAGGCATCAGTGACAGCAACATACGCCGAGGCGATTCGCGATATTGGTTCCCAATATGATGTACAGGTGTTGGATCTATGGACCGCCATGATCATTCGAGCGGGTGGCAACCCTGCCGATACTGAGCCTGTTGGATCCATTGACGTACCATGCAACGAGATACTCCAAAGCTTTGTGCATGATGGGCTGCATCTCAGTCCAACCGGGTATGAAATATTGTATGACGAGATGATGGCTTTGATATCCGAGCGTTGGCCAGACCAAATGCCCGACAAACTCTCGTTTGTCTTGCCGGCCTGGGATAACCCAGAAGCGTGGCATGCACATGGGTCACTATGA
- a CDS encoding Mitochondrial import inner membrane translocase subunit tim23: MGIWDAFTGKKSQPTQEATPEGFVSSPEGIAVTPTFDAPTTDDIGSFISQPGAFDPSALHPLAGLNKDTLDYLTLDDDVLSDLPGAKSLLPSRGWSDDLCYGTGVTYLAALSMGGAWGLAEGLRKVPSDAPPKLRLNSALNSITRRGPFLGNSAGVVAMMYNGVNSTIGYYRGKHDAFNSIAAGGISGFIFKSSRGVRPAMISSGIVASVAGAWALTRKVVFDE, translated from the exons ATGGGCATCTGGGACGCCTTCACCGGCAAGAAATCACAACCCACCCAAGAAGCCACCCCCGAAGGCTTCGTCTCCTCCCCCGAAGGCATCGCAGTGACACCCACCTTCGATGCACCCACCACAGACGACATCGGCTCCTTCATCTCACAGCCCGGCGCTTTCGACCCTAGCGCCCTCCACCCTCTCGCGGGCCTCAACAAAGACACTCTAGACTACCTCACCCTCGACGACGACGTCCTCTCCGACCTTCCGGGAGCAAAATCCCTTCTCCCATCCCGAGGCTGGTCTGACGATCTCTGCTATGGCACAGGAGTGACATATCTCGCCGCGCTATCTATGGGAGGAGCATGGGGTCTAGCAGAAGGGTTGCGAAAGGTGCCCAGCGATGCGCCGCCGAAGCTGAGGCTGAACAGCGCGCTGAATTCGATTACGAGGCGGGGTCCGTTCCTAGGAAATAGTGCAGGAGTAGTGGCGATGATGTACAATGGCGTCAATAGTACGATTGGGTATTATCGGGGGAAGCACGATGCTTTCAACAGCATAGCAGCCGGAGGCATAAGCGGTTTCATATTTAAAAGCTCGAGAGGAGTACGGCCGGCGATGATTTCCAGCGGAATCGTTGCATCGGTTGCGGGCGCGTGGGCA CTAACACGAAAAGTCGTGTTCGACGAGTAA
- a CDS encoding Extragenic suppressor of kinetochore protein 1 translates to MFWRFGGYANISTLDSILDKEGVTVEELLDESDLIQELKQQNSKLVEFLRDDAVLHKLLKYVVANEPPEAETPEGTPEKDSEVKTPNERSEEAPKSPGISFFGKGKARGRSLSVKKNDDGETEQEKREAQRKKYAYVACEVLSSEVWSITEALLEQRDHLQEFWQYIRRPAPLDPLQAGYFTKVNEALLDKKTEDMLAFFKSLDGIVPAMLQHVDCPMVMDLLLKIISLEKHEGGQGIVDWLQTQGLIPLLLDYLSSSHSSATQTSAGDFLKAIITISANATTQDQSVIGPNELTRELVSEQCIKSLIDEMLKGGNPLTVGVGIIIEVIRKNNSDYDLDNHVGPEPKTSDPIYLGALLRIFAENVPNFMHLVRAPSSKKKDLKVAFGRSIEPLGFDRFKTCELMAELLHCSNMGLLNERGAEVEVRKRDAERERLKAEGKLATPKAPTSPSHDEFGSSVDSHGFHHAERPTAEDMAEREEDRRLEIQNASDEDGFEKVNAPDSAYELPDEVTFDDLNEKIDQTTHGALPMLERVDKPISTSFGNRSPIDADAMPRPLSPNKPASPKKTGLHFDPPPTQAADSPTTAGVTDRIENLGVDEDTVMSEFGEEPTNEDDDGPSELERELARSAEKPAPLNFAKKDTSASSEPQVTQTEITEPKDIGESVATLQGQDASTNGERAAYDTEHDGKPVVGDFLKMQFVENHVVPTILDFFFRFPWNNFLHNVVYDVVQQVFNGSLDRGYNRTVAFNLFQHVEPKDGKPTQEIGLASGKDITHRILDGQKASDESQKNKGMRLGYMGHLTLIAEEVVKFANRHPPEALDQNIRDRVSREEWLQYVEGTLAETRDKDNAVLGGVRPENAIGVRAMGGMGGFSSNTSNTLASAGLGNDSIPQDTLALQEGPVGQSFEINSGVSGFGDGSDDDEEMEDEAVVRERERRAAFAEDEQVGELSFDVDMDYR, encoded by the exons ATGTTCTGGCGCTTTGGCGGCTATGCCAACATATCCACCCTCGACAGCATCCTCGACAAGGAAGGCGTCACCGTCGAGGAGCTTCTGGACGAGAGCGATCTCATCCAGGAGCTGAAGCAACAGAATAGCAAGCTCGTTGAGTTCCTGCGTGACGATGCCGTACTGCACAAACTGCTCAAGTATGTCGTCGCAAATGAACCACCAGAGGCAGAGACTCCCGAGGGCACTCCAGAAAAGGACAGCGAAGTGAAGACGCCGAATGAGAGGTCAGAAGAAGCTCCAAAGTCCCCGGGCATCTCGTTCTTCGGTAAAGGCAAGGCTCGCGGGCGGTCGCTGTCGGTGAAGAAGAACGACGATGGTGAGACAGAGCAGGAGAAGCGGGAAGCGCAGCGGAAGAAGTATGCCTATGTGGCATGCGAAGTCCTCTCCTCCGAGGTCTGGAGCATTACTGAGGCTTTGCTGGAGCAGCGCGACCATCTGCAGGAGTTTTGGCAGTACATACGACGGCCCGCGCCTCTGGATCCCCTGCAGGCTGGCTACTTTACAAAGGTCAACGAGGCGCTACTGGACAAGAAGACTGAAGACATGCTGGCGTTCTTCAAGTCTCTCGATGGCATCGTGCCTGCCATGCTGCAGCACGTTGATTGCCCGATGGTCATGGACCTCTTGCTCAAGATCATATCCCTAGAGAAGCACGAGGGTGGTCAAGGCATCGTCGATTGGCTGCAGACCCAAGGCTTGATTCCGCTACTGCTCGACTACCTTTCGTCGAGTCACTCGTCAGCCACACAAACTTCAGCCGGGGATTTTCTGAAGGCGATCATCACAATCTCTGCGAACGCAACCACCCAAGATCAGTCAGTTATAGGTCCCAATGAACTCACGCGAGAGCTCGTCTCGGAGCAATGCATCAAGTCTCTGATCGACGAGATGTTGAAGGGCGGCAACCCTTTAACAGTAGGAGTTGGCATCATCATCGAGGTCATCCGCAAGAACAACTCCGACTACGATCTTGACAACCACGTTGGACCCGAACCAAAGACATCCGATCCAATCTACCTGGGCGCGCTGCTTCGAATATTCGCAGAGAACGTTCCAAACTTCATGCACCTGGTACGCGCACCATCTTCTAAAAAGAAGGATCTGAAGGTAGCATTTGGCCGGAGTATTGAGCCTTTGGGCTTTGATCGCTTCAAGACTTGCGAACTCATGGCAGAGTTGCTGCACTGCAGTAACATGGGACTTTTGAACGAACGTGGCGCAGAGGTCGAAGTCAGGAAACGAGACGCCGAAAGAGAACGCCTAAAAGCGGAAGGAAAACTTGCCACACCGAAAGCACCTACCAGTCCTAGTCACGATGAATTCGGCAGCTCTGTTGACTCCCACGGCTTCCATCACGCCGAGCGGCCGACAGCAGAGGACATGGCAGAGAGGGAGGAAGACCGACGACTGGAGATCCAGAATGCTTCCGATGAGGACGGTTTCGAGAAGGTCAACGCACCAGACTCGGCATACGAGCTTCCAGATGAAGTGACTTTCGATGATTTAAACGAGAAGATCGATCAGACCACACATGGAGCACTCCCAATGCTCGAAAGAGTGGACAAACCTATTTCAACATCTTTCGGAAACAGATCGCCCATCGATGCAGATGCCATGCCCAGGCCGTTGTCGCCTAACAAGCCGGCTTCGCCGAAGAAGACAGGACTGCATTTTGATCCCCCGCCTACGCAAGCTGCAGACTCACCCACTACCGCCGGAGTTACCGACAGGATTGAGAACCTTGGTGTCGACGAGGACACGGTAATGTCTGAGTTCGGCGAAGAGCCGACGAATGAGG ATGACGACGGGCCGTCAGAGCTTGAACGAGAGCTGGCGCGTTCTGCGGAAAAACCTGCGCCTCTAAACTTTGCAAAGAAGGATACCTCAGCGTCCAGCGAACCACAGGTCACGCAAACCGAAATCACTGAACCGAAAGACATTGGCGAAAGCGTAGCCACACTGCAAGGCCAGGATGCCTCGACCAATGGCGAGCGTGCGGCATACGACACTGAGCATGACGGTAAACCAGTTGTTGGCGACTTCCTGAAGATGCAGTTCGTCGAGAATCACGTTGTGCCAACCATTCTT GACTTCTTTTTCCGATTTCCATGGAACAACTTTTTACACAATGTGGTATATGATGTTGTACAACAAGTTTTCAACGGTAGCCTGGACCGAGGGTACAACCGCACCGTCGCCTTTAATCTTTTCCAACATGTTGAGCCGAAGGATGGGAAGCCGACCCAAGAAATCGGCCTCGCCTCAGGCAAAGACATTACGCACCGCATCTTGGATGGTCAAAAAGCCTCGGATGAATCTCAGAAGAACAAAGGGATGCGACTGGGATATATGGGGCACCTGACGCTCATAGCGGAAGAGGTGGTGAAATTTGCTAACAGGCATCCACCCGAAGCTTTGGACCAGAACATACGGGACCGAGTCAGCAGGGAAGAGTGGCTGCAATATGTTGAAGGTACACTGGCTGAGACACGAGACAAAGACAACGCAGTGCTGGGAGGCGTACGACCGGAGAATGCGATTGGCGTGCGAGCCATGGGTGGCATGGGCGGATTCTCCTCGAACACTTCGAACACACTCGCGAGCGCGGGTCTCGGCAACGATTCGATACCCCAAGATACTCTGGCACTTCAAGAAGGGCCCGTGGGGCAGTCCTTCGAAATCAACTCCGGAGTCAGCGGCTTTGGCGATGGCAGCGACGATGACGAGGAAATGGAAGATGAAGCAGTTGTTCGCGAACGGGAGCGGAGGGCGGCGTTTGCGGAAGACGAACAGGTCGGTGAGCTTTCGTTTGATGTTGACATGGACTACCGATAA
- a CDS encoding UPF0664 stress-induced protein, with amino-acid sequence MSINWVMLSPATNPPFTPLPNEQVVCVAPGKRIGFDLSTPKHYPGRQAQPYSLSHSNGSLYITNRRVVYLPDKPTETFKSFAVPILNLQDAHVTLPWFSANSWHAALRPTPGGGIPTSAGILELKLTLRDAGVSDFHSSYEKIRERLMQAVDVSNIDGDNAQAVNRMDVSNVNLDDLPAYSEESDGPLLPPTATAATVAQTQHQQRSQQLRDSGVGVDSDEAGSPKPQETPDEPPPGYAEAQMAGVQDEMERRAERS; translated from the exons ATGTCTATCAA TTGGGTGATGCTCTCGCCCGCAACGAATCCTCCCTTCACACCGCTACCCAACGAACAAGTCGTATGCGTCGCCCCCGGCAAGCGAATAGGCTTCGACCTCAGCACACCGAAACACTACCCAGGTCGACAGGCACAGCCTTATAGCCTCTCGCACTCGAACGGATCACTCTACATCACGAATCGAAGGGTGGTATACCTGCCCGATAAGCCCACCGAGACGttcaagagcttcgccgTACCGATACTCAACCTTCAAGACGCCCATGTAACGTTACCATGGTTTAGCGCAAATTCTTGGCATGCTGCGCTTCGACCAACCCCGGGCGGAGGAATTCCAACAAGCGCAGGCATACTAGAGCTGAAGCTCACGCTTCGAGATGCGGGCGTTTCGGACTTCCATTCTTCGTACGAGAAGATAAGAGAGAGGTTGATGCAGGCAGTCGACGTGTCGAATATAGACGGCGATAATGCGCAGGCCGTCAACCGTATGGATGTCTCGAACGTAAACTTGGACGATCTGCCAGCGTATAGCGAAGAGAGCGATGGCCCCTTACTACCTCCGACAGCGACTGCGGCAACTGTCGCACAAACGCAACATCAGCAAAGGAGCCAGCAACTGCGCGACAGTGGGGTTGGAGTCGACAGCGACGAGGCAGGGTCGCCCAAGCCGCAGGAGACGCCGGATGAGCCACCTCCTGGCTACGCAGAAGCGCAGATGGCCGGGGTGCAGGATGAGATGGAGAGGCGGGCGGAGCGAAGTTGA